The [Clostridium] colinum genome includes the window AATTATATCACTTATTGATAATATTACTATAAACATTAGTTGAAATATCCCTAATATATAATTATTATCTATTGCTAATAGTATTAAATATAGTAAAAATAATCCAAATGAAACAACTATTATAAATATTAAAGTCAATGCATATCTAATACTAGAAAGAGAGGTTGGCATTATGCATAAATTAAAGCAACCTAAAGCTATAATAATTTTAATAAAACAATTTACGGTATTTATATTAATAAATTTTTTATTAAAATTATTATTATTACAATTAAGTAAAAACATATAATATATTATATATATAAATATAGATATAATTTTAATATCTACTGTAGTATTTATAAAAATTTCTATTGTAGTCATTTTATATACAAATAACAAAACCAATAATAAATTTATTATAATACCTAAAATTAATAATTTTATTTCACTTTTCATTATTTTTCTCCATATAATTATACATTTAATTTATTTTTTATTGTGTAACGTTTTAGCATTAATTCCATCTTGTATAGTTTCAGAATCACCTTTATTATCAAAATAAAATGTGTACTCATTATTTTTCAACTTATCAAAATATTTTTCAAAACCATAATTCGAAATATCACTAAATATTTGAGCACCTCCTGCTCCAAATTTTATAAACCAATCATAACCAAAAATTTCATCTCCTACATATCCGAACATAAAGTTCCCAATATAATCTGGTCTTAATCCATTTTTTATAATTTCTGGATTAACACATTCTCCTTTAAAATCAAAAGGCATTGCCCATATTGAATCATTGTATTCTTTATCTATTCTATTTTTTAAATCCAAAGGTTTATTAGTATTAACTAAATTTATAAAATTATATCCTATAATAGCAAAATGTTTAATATTAGTTTCAAATAATGTACCTTTTAAATTATCAATAGAAAACTCATCTTTTAAAAATGCTATATGAACTTTGTTGTCTTGTATAAAAATACTTTTACTTATAATATCACATATTTTAATTGTATAATCATATAAATTGGGTATATCTATATCATTATTTAACATATATTCTCTAAATTCTTTTCTTGCTTTATCCCTATTATTATCATTTTTTTGGAGT containing:
- a CDS encoding polymorphic toxin type 44 domain-containing protein, which translates into the protein MNSFLVCRHGGIIEPIDSGQDLTYEEEPVMEKLEIEEVLSTNPEDINTLEDIDKFLNDFEGAFINDNKELFDAYKKILQKNDNNRDKARKEFREYMLNNDIDIPNLYDYTIKICDIISKSIFIQDNKVHIAFLKDEFSIDNLKGTLFETNIKHFAIIGYNFINLVNTNKPLDLKNRIDKEYNDSIWAMPFDFKGECVNPEIIKNGLRPDYIGNFMFGYVGDEIFGYDWFIKFGAGGAQIFSDISNYGFEKYFDKLKNNEYTFYFDNKGDSETIQDGINAKTLHNKK